The Lentimicrobium sp. L6 genomic sequence GAAATTAAGGATTTTGTCATAGTTTATCTGAATTGATTTTGCGACAGTATTAAACTCTTTTAAACCTGCTTCTTCAATATCTTTATACCAATGTGCAAGTTTCGTAATAGCAATGCTTTTGTCGTTGTAATTCTCATAAATAAATGTGAGTTTTTGTGCAAGATTGTATGCTTGTTCAATGATTGGGTATTCTTCAAACAGAACCTTTGCACGTTCTTCCTGACCTTCTGTCCATCGAGCTTTGGGCTTAAATAACAAATAACGACTTCTAGCTAATAATTGCTTTCTTGTATCTCCATTCTGAAATACTACAGAAACATAATTTGTGTTATTTTTATTAGCAAGTTCCATTGATTCATTTTCTTTATCAATAGCTTCCCATCTGTATTTTATTCTGATATGCTGAACTGCTTCGCTTGTTAATTTTTGGACATGAAATCTGTCTATTACAATCATTGCTTCTGAAAAACAAAGCCGAGAAATAAGGTTCATATTGTTGGCCATATCAACTGTAACTTCTTTTACATTCTTTCGTTTTTCAATAGGTATTCGTTCTA encodes the following:
- a CDS encoding transposase, with translation MSASHYGQYYGTDGKKLQQQYKKHLSDFASWPQKHHAEKWLLFPENIGTHLSLDETSLSNGDLYTILTNKAAKGRKGAIVAIVSGTKSAEVIKVLERIPIEKRKNVKEVTVDMANNMNLISRLCFSEAMIVIDRFHVQKLTSEAVQHIRIKYRWEAIDKENESMELANKNNTNYVSVVFQNGDTRKQLLARSRYLLFKPKARWTEGQEERAKVLFEEYPIIEQAYNLAQKLTFIYENYNDKSIAITKLAHWYKDIEEAGLKEFNTVAKSIQINYDKILNFFNYRSTNASAESFNAKLKHFRSEFRGVRDVKFFLFRLTNIFA